One segment of Pseudoalteromonas rubra DNA contains the following:
- the pabC gene encoding aminodeoxychorismate lyase, with the protein MQQVNSRDRGLNYGDGFFTTVRVCEGKLDRWEGHLQRLKQCASALYFPVLDLNTLSEHCEIAAREINDGVLKVVITRGEGGRGYGLPDEPQLTTLLSSSAYPAHYENWREKGVSLALSDVRLGHQPLLAGLKTLNRLEQVLIKQNAATKQADDVLVMDLQGEVIESSAANILICKDKRWYTPDLSHCGIQGVFLSSLQMYNPIETASMDLAFVYAADAVYLCNSLMGLVPVRQIDHLQFSLSKAQALASELVVKA; encoded by the coding sequence ATGCAGCAGGTAAACAGCCGGGATCGGGGATTGAATTATGGTGATGGCTTTTTTACAACAGTCCGAGTGTGTGAAGGCAAGCTGGATAGGTGGGAAGGACACTTACAGCGCCTTAAGCAATGTGCAAGTGCACTGTACTTTCCTGTGCTTGACCTGAATACGTTGTCAGAACATTGTGAAATCGCTGCCAGGGAGATAAATGATGGTGTGCTTAAGGTAGTGATCACCCGAGGTGAGGGCGGCAGAGGCTATGGATTACCCGATGAGCCGCAGTTAACTACTTTATTATCTTCATCGGCTTATCCAGCCCATTATGAAAACTGGCGTGAAAAGGGTGTGAGTCTTGCCCTATCTGATGTGCGTCTGGGCCACCAACCTCTGTTAGCCGGATTAAAAACGCTGAATCGCCTTGAGCAGGTGCTGATTAAACAAAATGCCGCCACCAAACAAGCTGATGATGTTCTGGTCATGGATCTTCAGGGCGAAGTGATTGAAAGCTCTGCCGCTAATATTCTGATCTGTAAAGATAAACGCTGGTATACCCCGGACTTGTCTCATTGTGGTATACAGGGCGTTTTTCTCTCGAGCCTGCAAATGTACAACCCCATAGAAACGGCCTCGATGGACTTAGCTTTTGTCTATGCCGCTGATGCCGTTTATCTATGTAACAGCCTGATGGGCCTTGTGCCAGTGCGTCAGATAGATCACCTGCAATTTAGTCTGAGTAAAGCACAAGCATTGGCCTCGGAGCTTGTTGTTAAAGCATGA
- the fabF gene encoding beta-ketoacyl-ACP synthase II, whose translation MAKRRVVVTGLGMLTPLGNDVESTWQGLLEGRSGIRNITHFDTTQFGTKFAGLVNDFDETQFMSKKDAKKMDLFIQYGIAAGVQALKDSGLEITEDNANRVGVAVGSGIGGLTLIEENHVKLLNSGPRKLSPFYVPSTIINMISGHLSIMHGLRGPNISIVTACTTGLHNIGHAARMIAYGDADAMVAGGAEKASTPIGMGGFSAARALSTRNDDPQAASRPWDKDRDGFVLADGAGVIVLEEYEHAKARGAKIYAELVGFGMSGDAYHMTSPPEDGAGAALAMENALQDAGVNAQQVGYINAHGTSTSAGDKAETSAVKSVFGDAAKEVMVSSSKSMMGHLLGAAGSVESIISILSLQHQKVTPTINLDNPDEGCDLDYVPHTARDAKLDYALCNSFGFGGTNGSLLFKKV comes from the coding sequence GTGGCTAAACGTCGAGTCGTAGTAACTGGCTTAGGTATGTTGACGCCGTTAGGTAATGACGTTGAGTCAACCTGGCAGGGCTTGTTAGAAGGCCGAAGTGGTATTCGCAATATCACACACTTTGACACTACTCAGTTCGGTACTAAATTTGCGGGTCTGGTCAATGATTTTGACGAGACTCAATTCATGTCAAAGAAAGACGCCAAGAAAATGGACTTGTTCATTCAGTACGGCATTGCTGCGGGCGTACAGGCGCTTAAAGATTCCGGATTGGAAATCACAGAAGACAATGCCAATCGTGTTGGTGTTGCTGTGGGTTCTGGGATCGGGGGCCTGACACTGATTGAAGAAAACCATGTTAAGTTGCTTAACAGTGGTCCACGAAAACTGTCTCCATTTTACGTACCTTCGACCATTATCAATATGATATCGGGTCATTTGTCGATTATGCATGGTCTGAGAGGTCCTAATATCTCTATCGTTACGGCATGTACTACAGGTTTGCATAATATTGGCCATGCGGCACGCATGATTGCCTATGGTGATGCAGATGCTATGGTAGCCGGTGGTGCCGAGAAAGCATCAACGCCAATTGGCATGGGTGGTTTTAGTGCGGCCCGAGCCCTGTCAACACGTAATGATGACCCTCAAGCTGCGTCTCGTCCTTGGGATAAAGATCGTGACGGTTTTGTGCTGGCTGACGGTGCAGGTGTGATTGTACTGGAAGAGTATGAGCATGCTAAGGCGCGTGGCGCTAAGATTTATGCTGAACTTGTTGGTTTTGGTATGAGTGGTGATGCATACCACATGACATCGCCGCCTGAAGACGGTGCTGGTGCTGCATTGGCGATGGAAAATGCCTTACAAGATGCGGGTGTCAATGCCCAGCAAGTTGGCTACATCAATGCTCATGGCACGTCTACATCGGCGGGTGACAAAGCAGAAACCTCAGCGGTTAAGTCTGTTTTCGGTGATGCTGCAAAAGAGGTGATGGTAAGCTCGTCTAAATCAATGATGGGCCACTTATTGGGGGCTGCAGGCTCTGTTGAGTCTATTATTAGTATTTTGTCACTACAGCACCAAAAAGTGACACCGACTATCAACCTGGATAATCCAGACGAAGGGTGTGACTTAGATTATGTGCCACATACAGCACGTGATGCTAAGTTGGACTATGCGCTATGTAACTCATTTGGGTTCGGCGGAACAAATGGCTCTTTGCTATTCAAGAAAGTCTGA
- the acpP gene encoding acyl carrier protein, with protein sequence MSDIQERVKKIIVEQLGVKEEEVKSEASFVDDLGADSLDTVELVMALEEEFDTEIPDEEAEKITTVQAAIDYVTAHAE encoded by the coding sequence ATGAGCGACATCCAAGAACGCGTAAAAAAAATCATCGTTGAGCAACTAGGTGTTAAAGAAGAAGAAGTAAAATCAGAAGCGTCTTTCGTAGACGATCTGGGTGCTGATTCTCTTGACACTGTTGAGCTGGTAATGGCTCTTGAAGAAGAGTTCGATACTGAGATCCCTGACGAAGAAGCTGAGAAAATCACTACTGTTCAGGCAGCGATCGACTACGTTACTGCTCACGCTGAGTAA